The sequence TAACACATTGTATTATACAGTTATAAGCCAAAATCAAATCACAAGTAACTACTTCTTGCACATTTCAGTGTATACTGTGCTAGGCTCACAATCGTTGTCTTGTTTCAGTTATCAACAACAAAATATTCAAGCAACACATTGTCTTGTTGGCCACATTCACCTTGACAAGGTATTTTTCCATTTCTCCTACTTTTCAAATAGTATAACTGTTTCAGCATTATCATCAAGACTATATGTTGAAGAAATCATTTTGTGCCCTTACAGAAGCAACTGGATGAAATGAACATAAGTATGGAAGGTATTCTTCAGAAATGCCAGAAAGAAATATATAGATGGGGAAAGAAGAAGGGGCAGGTGAATCAACTTATGAAGAGAGTTGTGATCTCAAGGTGCTACGACCTTTTACTGTTTTAACCTTGAAATAGTACAGGAGGCTTTATTTTCGTATTCTTCTGAAAGAATATTCCAATGGTTGGATCTACTTTTCAGATCCACTAAGATTTGAGTTCTTTATTTGGTAACTTAAGTTGAATAATGCCTTTCATTGGGTATTTAGGCATGCTATATTGAGAAAATCAAGCATGAATTTTAAATGATCTATTCTTTAGTTTCTGAACATAATCTGACATTTCTTCTTTGCAGTGAATGAATATGCTACCAGGATGCAGATGACGAGGAACAGGTCTCCTGTTTGCAGTTTTTCCTAACTGAAAGTGTGACCACACGAATGTCTGAATCTTCTGCGCGAGTTGTCCAGTTGATGGCCAATACCATTTCTCCTATACTCTTGGACACAGTCATAAAAGGTAAACCAAAAATTCACATTCATACTAGGTATCATGCATATAGAAAATCCAGATGAACATGCTGATAGTTACGGCTTATGCAATTCTGCTTACTAAAGAGATGTTCTCTTGCATCTTCTCCCAGGTGATACatgagtccaggaagtgaacatagTATGGGTTGAACCACAAGACACATGTTGGGTCCAGAACTCCGGTACAGAACAGAAGGGTGAATTGGCGCTCGTAGTCACAATGGATAAATACTCAACTGGAGAGAGTGGTGATGTCTGGGGAACAGCAATGGATGCATGCATCCCTGTGATGGATCTGATCGACACTACCAGGTCTCTGCCCTACAGCATCCAACAAGTTCAGCAAGGGTTTGGAATTTCCTCTGCCTTCGGTCGAGTCACACAGGTCCAGCAAGTTCTTGCTTTTTTTTTTACTTTCCTGATGAATTCAGTATCTTCTATTTAAAAATTACTCATGTTttgctcttcttctttttatcCTTTCGACCATCCTTCCAGCACCTTTCCAAGGCAGTTGGAATGGTTACAAAATCAGTTCTCGAAGAACACCTGACAACTGTTGCAAGCAGCATGACCTGCACAGGTAACTTGCATGGCTTCAACAGCTATGGTTACAAGGCCACATTCAAGGCCCTCAAGATTCAGGCACCCTTCATGAAGGCTACACTCGCTGTAAGTTCTCCATTTCATTTTGTTTTGAACCCCCCATTTTGATGAGCAAGTGTTGGCATTGATTAAAAAACCGAGAAAAACATGTTGCAGAGGCCATTGCAATGCTTCGAGGAGGGTGCAGAGAAGGTCTATTCTGATCAGCTGGATAGTGTTGTGTCTACCTGCTCTTGGGGCAATCCTGCACCAATTGGGACTGGTTCAGCCTTCAAAATCCACTGGAATGATGGGAGCACGGTACGACGAATATCTCACCTGCCTATGTTCTCTCATGTGTGCAGCATGCAATTATTTTTTTCCCTTCTCCTCTGAACCTCTTGGTCTTTTACAGTCAGCAGGCAATGAGAACCTTGGAGGGTATGGTTTGTATGAATTCCTCAGAGGTAGAAACAACAAGAGCCACTGAAGATAATATAATTGTTCCATACGGTTCCTGCTTGTATGATGTTGACAACCTTGAAGAAGATGAAATCGAAGAGGATGAAGTCTTACGTTTGGGAGGAAACAGTCCAATCACTTGGACAGACAGGCCAAAAGCAAATCTCCTGCTGCATGATCTTCAAGGTTGGAGGGCTGAACAAGGGCACCAAAAAGTGCCAGTTGCAAATTGGCAACATGGTAAACATGTCGCCACAGAGTCAAGTGGCACTAGTGGATGGAACCAGAGCAGTTCTACCATGAAAGTTTATCAGAGAAGGCAACGTAATAGTAATTGGAGCTCAGATGCAACACAGCAAGATGGTAAACCGAGTTGGAACAAAGCATATGTGGCAGGCCCGAGCAACTTTGCCATTACAGGGCCATCATGTGGTACTAGTGGATGGAACCAGAGCAGTTCTACCACGAAAGTTTATAAGAGAAGGCAATTTGATAGTAATTGGAGCTCAGATGCAACACAACAAGATGGTAACCCAAGTTGGAAGAAAGCAAATGTGGCAGGCCAGGGCAACTTTGCCATTACAGGGCCATCTAGCTCTGGTGGATGGAGTAGAAAGACCAATAATCTTGGTAGAGGTCGAGGTGGTGGTAGAGGTGCAGTGTGGAAATCAGAGGGATCACACCGTGGAGGTAACAGTAGGTGGAAAGCCCAAAGAGCCAATACCACAAGCGCCCCGAACTTCCACATTTCAGGACCATCCAACTTTGGTGGACGGAACATCAAGACCGGCAATCTTGGCCCATGCCGTGGCAGAGGACCAGCATGGAGATCAAACGGACCAAACCGGGGAGGTAGCAATGGTGGACCAAGAGGGAGTTCAAATTTTACACTAGCGGAACAGCAGATACATGCACAAGTTGATCCAATCATGAAGGAAGTAAAGAGGATCATCCGTGAATCAAGGTATAATATGTAGCCCATTGCAACTCTAAAAAATCACAAAGCACTGAAAAATAGCTACACTTCTTCAAGTAAATGATGATATGACTGTTCGATTTAAGTTTGAACATCACAAAGTCCAAGTAACTGCAATGACTGAAAAGTGCACCTTCTCTTGTAGACCCCAAGTGGCTTCTTCTCTGTGTTCGTAATCCTTACTCACAGTCCATCTATTCCCATATTCTGCAGGGATGGCATCAAGCTTTCTGGAGATGATGAGAGGTTCATTGTTGAAAATATTCTCATGTACCACCCAGAGAAGGAAAAGAAGATGGCAGGGAATAACAATTACATAACGGTAAGCAGCATACCTTTCTGTCTTCCGATGCATCACAAGAACCAAAATCCAAAATGGAAACTTCATGAAATTTCTTCCCCTGTTTGCAGGTTGCTAAGCATCAAAAGTTCCATAGCTCCAGGTGCTTGTACGTCGTGTCCTCAGACGGCCCTCCTACAGATTTCTCCTACAAGAAGTGCCTAGAGAACATGATCAGGATTCACTACCCACGTGATGCAAGTTCATTCTGCAGAAAGTACTTCCAGTGATGAGCCATAGCATGTCCATTCACGTCGAACTGTGTGCGCTTGCAGTAGTGCAATGTCTAATCCCCTGAAATGACCTCATCTGGCATACACGATTTATGTGGACTCTGATGTCCATAGACTTGTATAATTCGGTGTGCTTGAAATTATTCTACAACTGTTATGCTATTTCTGAACATTAAGGAAACAAAACCTGGCATACATGAATTTCCCACAAACTTATATATGTTATGCTTAAGAACATTTTATAACTGTGAGATTAGTTCCGAGCAGTAGCAATCAAAAATACCAATAATGCTTGAATTTTTGTATGAATGCTATTTCTTACTGTAGTAGAGAGTGTTCACCACAACAATATGTTTTGAGTTAGTGGCAAACACAAAAGATTCAGGTTTGTGGGCTTCATTGTAATCGTACACGCCGACACACTGCCACAAATACAGATACATGTAACAGAAAAAGTAGTGTATGGAACATTACTTCAGGAACGCCAGCCTGAAAATGTATGCCTCAAAATAACTTGCTACTAATCAAAACCAATGACACATTCATAACTGGCACATATTATTACTTGTTGTATCCTTCAAACAGCTCTATAACTGAAATTGAAATGATGCTTAGGTGAATACATTTGGCGGGTACATTGTGTCTGCATAACAATATCATAGCTAGGTAGCTACAAGAAAACTGCACACTAGCCGGAGTAAGCGATTACCTTCCTGAAAGAAGGGAAGGAATCGTGCACACTCAAGCAGCAGCAACTCCGGTCTTCACCTCATCCGCGGCTTTCCTTTCGCACGATTCAAGGTATGACTTGAGGATCATGAGCCTGGCGGTCTCAAAAGCGCAGTAGCCAATCGCAGCGAAGCAGGCGCTGTGCAGGACCCTCGGCCCGATCCCCCGGGACAGGCCCATCAGGCCTTCCTCGGCGATGATCTCCTGCATCGTGCCCACCACCGTGCGGCTCCCCTGGGTGCCCACCCTGGTCATCAGCCGCGTCTTGACGACGTCGAGCGGGGTGGTGAGCCCGGCGGATATCGCGCCGGCGAGGGCGCCGCACAGCGCACAGCACGCTCTCCCCCGGCGCCAGGTTGGCGCCGTTGCTCTTGCTGAGGGCGAAGGCCTTGAGGTACTCGAAGGAGGAGTAGCTGACACGCCGGCGGGGAGGTTGCGGAGGAGCGTGGCGGCGTAGCCGGCGTAGAGCCCGAAGAAGCCGTCGGTCTGCAGGATCTGGAGGGAGATTTGGTTATCGTCAATTATCCCAGGATCTGGAGCAGCACCTGCCAGGAGCGGCCCGTGGCGGCGCCGGACTGGAGGCGCTGCGTGATGAGCTCCTTGGGCACCATGATGGCCGAGGAGGAGATGTTGCCGCTGGCGCCGGCGAGCGGGGGCACGAGGAAGGGCGGCAGGTGCGGGCGCAGCAGCGACTTGGCGAGCTCGCAGGTGCCGAAGTAGAtggcggaggaggtggcggagccGAGGATGACGGCGGACAGGCCCCGGTAGAGGCCGAGCGGGCCGTCGGCGCGCAGGATGTCGGCGAACACCTGCCAGGAGCCGCGCGAGGCGGCCCCCGCCTGCAGCCGCGTCTTGACGGCGTCGAGCGGCAGCAGGGCCGCGTAGGTGaaggcccccgccgccgcccccgcgcacGCCCCGATGGCCGCCCGCGCCAGCGGTGTGACTGCGCCTGCGCctgcgccggggcggcgggggcggggatggagagggaggaggaggagaagaccgGGGCGCGGCCGTGgggggtggaggcggcggcgggcgagtgGTGGAGGAGGAGCGAGGTGAGGTCGGAGAAGAGCGAGGGGAAGTCCTGCGAGCGGCCGGCGCCCGGGAGCGCGATGGGGAGCGGCTCCCTCGGGCGGCTTGACGACGGCATCCCGTCGGCGCCGGTGCCGCCGCTAGGGCCCCGGTGGAGGCGGAATGGGGATCGGCTCTTTTCCCTATTTTGACCTTTTCAGAAAACTTTCACACAAAAGAACTTCACGTAAAATTATTTCACAATCTGATTCTTTCGGTAACATCATAAGCCGTGGCATTTCTTCTTTATTTAGAAACGCCGAGTTAGCCAGTGTTGCTTGTCTGGTCGAGACGCTACGTGACAGGGCAGAAACACCAAATTATGTTGCGTCGCTGGAAACGCCAATGGGGTTGGCGTTCCAACTAGCTTGTTCATATTGTCATTTATTTATGAAGTGAAGCAACGCTGGCTAGCTCGGCGtttttaaatagaaaaaaaacgcCACGGCTTGTGGCGTTGCCAAAAGGATCAGATCGTAAAATAGTTTTATGTGAAGTTTATTTTGTTCGAAAGTTTTCTAAAAGGGCCAAAATAATGAAAAAGGCCATGGGATCTGTCGCTGTGTTGCATATTGTTTTCTTTTTAAGGTAAGTCCTTGggccaatcatgagcttccaactgaagtactttgtttttgacatcctatataAGAAGTTGATTCCCAATAtcctatttatctcaacatgcacacaTATCATGTCATCAAAGGCCCATCACTACATGCATGAGAGAAAAAAATCATTATTAGTTGAACTCATGCACACCTTTCAACTCAccacacatgccacctcatcaaaagtTCACTCAACATGCATAATTTTTTTTCTATTATACCACCTATATTCGAAATATTTTCCGACTACACAATAATCAAATACAATATATAATATATTGCAATCTTCATACAATCAAATCACTAAAATATATTGCAATCGATTCACGCAGCAACGCGCGAGGTATTCTCTAGTTTTTCTAATGACTGGCACAGGAGATACATTTTTGTAACGGCTGGTACTAGAGATACATTTTTTTGGCATTTCACCACACTTTCTTAAGAACACTTTTGCTTCAGCACACCATCTTAACACAGTGACGGATGAGATTACCACATATCCCTTCACAATAAAATAAAAGCCCAAAAGGACGTTTTTTTTATTAAAGTACATCGCCCACGCCGATACGCGGGACCTCATGTATACAAATTGCAAAGGGGCAAGGGACGGGGCcatcccattaagccatgtccctcCTATCACGTTCTATGTAAGCGACTTAAAAATAAAGATAAAACAGAGAGCTCACGAGGACTGGAAATCAAGACCTCCCACTTGAGGCACGCGTTGCTAGGCGCTTCACCTCACCATTGCTTATGGTGTTCTACAAAGTGAAACATATAGGAGCACACAACAACATTCATATATAtgaaaatatttcagaaaaaaaatcaaaagttgtaatgaaaaaaaatgtgatttttttaaatGACGAATAGTTTTTGAAATTacaaacaaaatttggaaacatgaacatttttcgaaatttgGACAAAATTTTaacacatgaacattttttcaaattttcgaAAACCTTTCAAAACATTATTTGTTTTTTCAATTCCtggttttctttctttttggtttttgtttgccacttttctttctgttttttcatTCTTTTTACGTTTTCACTTTCTATTCTTTTTTTTAATTGCCAATTAATGATGAACTTGTTATTACATACGTGAACTTTTCAAATTCGTCAAAATTTTCTTAAATTTGagaacttggttttaaaatccGTAAACACTTTCCCAAATCCACAAACTATTTTCATCTTTTAAAAACTTTTTCAGAGCCTGCGATTTTTTTTTCAAGTTCCACGAACATTGTTTTCAGAATTGATGATTTTTCTTCAAATTTGGGGACGCTTGGGCCGGCCCGACTGGCACACGACGCCTAGTTTGGCCAAGGCCTTagcgtattttctttcttttctattttttcattTATCTTTTATTTCGTCAATTTTTTTTCGAACTTTATTATTcgttatgaaatatttttggactaCCAAAAACTATTCTTGTTTTCAATTATTTTCTTGAAAATTTATAAATATTCTGGAATTTCAATATGTGTTCCCTTATTTTAGttatttgttcacaaattttaaaaaatatttgtgtttCAAAATATTTGATACATTTTTAAAAATAATATGTAGTTTGCTATTTTTGTAGAACAAAAATTGTTGGGAATTTACTAGCAATTTTGGAAAAATTGTTCAAGATTATCAAATTTTCATACATAATTTGAAAATCTATAATCATTGATAAATTTCAAGCAATGGTTAGAATATAAAAATCCTCTTTTTGATTGATAATGACGGAAATTGCAAATAATGGATGTATTCAAATTAGGAAAAAGTACATGCTCACGGATGCACCCGTGTGAAGTAGCCTAACACACCCTATCAACTGGTGTTTTCACTTTCTATATTTTAAATCGCCAATTAATCATGAACTTTTTATTAAATACGTGAACTTTCCAAATTCGTCCAAATTTTCTTAAATTTGagaacttggttttaaaatccGTAAACACTTTTCCAAATCAACAAACTATTTTCAGCTTTTAAAAGCTTTTTCAAAGCCTgcgatttttaaaaaaaaatcgtcGAACATTGTCTTCGGCAAATCCTATTCgacgctgcaggcgccggttaaaGGCAATTTTTTTAAGAATCGTTAAAGGCCATTTTTCCTAACTGGCGCCTATAGCCGTATTAACTGGGCTTGCCCATTTGTATTAATCTGTAGTTTTTTTCGTCTGTTTCCAAAAACACAAAAGAAGTGCGTCCGGCGTGAGTCCATCTGGCAACCTGACATTCCGAGGCGGAATGCACTAACCACGCCGCTAGCCTACCTTGTTCGAAAATGTTTGTCTTTCTCATTCTTTTATTACTTctgcttttcctttttttctttctttccttgttTATTTCTTCCtatttttcaaatcgatgaaaaCAATTCAATGTTGTGAACTTATTTTTCAAATGGGTGAACTTTTTTATGAACTttatttttcaaa comes from Triticum aestivum cultivar Chinese Spring chromosome 5B, IWGSC CS RefSeq v2.1, whole genome shotgun sequence and encodes:
- the LOC123113537 gene encoding DNA-directed RNA polymerase V subunit 1, giving the protein MMGARQQAMRTLEGMVCMNSSEVETTRATEDNIIVPYGSCLYDVDNLEEDEIEEDEVLRLGGNSPITWTDRPKANLLLHDLQGWRAEQGHQKVPVANWQHGKHVATESSGTSGWNQSSSTMKVYQRRQRNSNWSSDATQQDGKPSWNKAYVAGPSNFAITGPSCGTSGWNQSSSTTKVYKRRQFDSNWSSDATQQDGNPSWKKANVAGQGNFAITGPSSSGGWSRKTNNLGRGRGGGRGAVWKSEGSHRGGNSRWKAQRANTTSAPNFHISGPSNFGGRNIKTGNLGPCRGRGPAWRSNGPNRGGSNGGPRGSSNFTLAEQQIHAQVDPIMKEVKRIIRESRDGIKLSGDDERFIVENILMYHPEKEKKMAGNNNYITVAKHQKFHSSRCLYVVSSDGPPTDFSYKKCLENMIRIHYPRDASSFCRKYFQ